The stretch of DNA TCAGTAGTGGGGAAGAGAGTGCCAGAACTGCCAGGCCGCGCGGTTCGAGCTGAGCATATCGAGTAGCGACCAGCCCCCCCATGCTATGTCCCAGCACCATCAGGCGTTGGGGATCGAGATCCAGCGATTTTCTCAAAAGCACCAGATCATCGATATACTGGGAAAAGTGCTTGACGAAAGTTCGCACACCTCCCGAGCGACCATGGCCGCGAAGATCCGGGACGATCACCCGGACACCGCGCTGCAGCAGCCAGCGGGAAACATGGTCGTAACGTCCCCCGTGCTCGGCCACTCCATGGACAATCAAGGTCGTCCAGCCAGCACTTCGGTCAGGGCGATAATCCCGGTATCGGAGGTCGACACCGTCATTTCCACGTTTTTCTGCCAGCCAGCAGGCCCCATTCACGGTGAATTCTCCCAGATGGCGGGTGCGTCCCGAGTGCCAATACCCCAGTCGATTGTCATTTGTCCATCGGCTGAAGTTTGCTCACCGATTACAGGAATCTCCGGGATTCAGGGATTTCACCTTAACCCTTGATTGAATTGCATGTTACGAAAAATCGATCTTGATAAAGGCACTCTCAATGACCATCGGTCAGCGGGCTACTCTGAGTACACTTTCCTTGATTTTGCACGATTCTCCGGGCCAGTCGCAAGAAATCGAGATCGTTCCAGAGAGAAATCGTCGAACCTTAGCCAAGTTCCAAGAGGTAATTCATTGACAACTTGGGATTAAAGCACAGTTCCGCTGTTTTGGAAGTTTCGCCTGAAGATCAGGTCATCAGTCTACGGGAGTGCTTGAGGAACTTAGTCACCCCACGCAGAACACAGACATGCCGTTGGGTGCAATGTAAAGGTTTGTTTTGGTGAATACTGAAGTCTCTTTGAAATTGGGCGTGTGGATTGACAGAAAATGCCAATTGCACTTCTCGAAAATGAGCGGTAGCGTATGCTGAATAGATAGTCACATCTGGCAAATCCGATTTAGCTTTCGGAAGATGGGATGAGTGTGTTTGCTCAGGTGAATCAGCAAGGAATTGATGTGGAAGCGACGACACCCTGAAACAGTGATCGTCAATTTTGCATTGAGTTGGATAAAGTAGGGTTGGGTCTATCGGGATTGGTCTACTCAATCAGGTTTGGTCTACAAGGATCTGCTGCTTTTCGGCGAGAGAGAATTCAGTGACAGCGCATTCAGAATGTATCACTTCTGAACGACTGACGTTACCGATTGGCAGTGAGCCTCTTCAGGTGCAAAAATGGCCAGCATAACACAACCGCAGGATGATGTTGTTTACGAGATGGACTTTGGTCCTTCCTGGTGGGATCGCATCAAGGAATCTGGTGCGTGGACCGTCAGCCTGGCACTCCATGTGGTCGTGCTCTTCTGCTTTTCACTCATTACGTTCTCGGACACCATCCGTGAGCAATTGATGATTACGAGCGAAATTCAGGACATTCCGCAGGAAGCCGAATTCAAATTTGATGTTGCCGTCTCCGATGTGATGGGCAACGACAGCAACTTCAATATGCTGGGTGCCTCGCAGGAAGCCTCTGTGGCGATGGGCCAGAAGTCGGAAGAAGAATTCAAAGAGCAGTTGGAAGATCCCTTCAAACCCGAACTTCCTGCGACCGAAGCCATCGTCGAACCTCCACGAACAGAATTGACACAGGCGATCAACGCCCAGGGTGCGACTGAGCATCCCGGTGGCGTGGAAGGTGCTGTCGATCGAATGGCTTTTGAAATCGCCGCCTCCTTGCGTGAAAAGAAAACACTGGTCGTTTGGCTGTTTGATGTTTCTCCCTCATTGCACAAGCGGCGTAACGTGATTGCAGATCGCGTGGAAAACATTTACGCCCAACTCAACGCCATGAATGTTTCCGCAGACAAAGCCCTCAAATCAGCCGTCGTGACCTTCGGCGAACGAACAAATATTCTGACCGAAGAACCTGTCGATGATGTCGCCCAACTTGTCAAGACGGTTCGCGGTGTGAAGAGCGAATCCGGAGGTCAGGAGAACACCTTTGGAGCAGTCATTACTGCTGCTAATAAGTTCCTCTCTTACCGCACGAAAATGGGCCGCAACGTCATGCTGATCGTCGTGACCGACGAAGCAGGTTCCGACGCGCGTGAAAAACTCGAGCAGGCCATTTCATCGACCAAACGCGCCGGCATTCGCTGCTATGTTGTTGGTGACGCCGCTCCCTTCGGCAAGCGTCAGGTCGAAGAGCCGTTTGAACTGGAGAATGGGGAACAGGTCATCGGTGTGATGGATCGCGGCCCGGAATCGTTCTACCAGGAATTTGTCCATCTCGGTTTCTGGGGGATTAACGATTACGGCCTCGAAAACCTTTCCTCAGGCTTTGGACCTTATGCATTGACTCGTCTTTGTGCCGAAACCGGCGGCCTCTACTTTGTGGCAGACAGTGGCAAAGGACCATCGCTCGATCCACAGACGATGCGTAACTATCAGCCTGATTACCGCACGATCACATTGCTGGATCAGGATATTCGCAAGAACATGGCCAAGCAGGCTCTGGTCACATTGGCTGAGCAGAACAAAGACATCCAGATTCCATTGCCCAGCCTCGGCTTCCCCGCAGCCAATGATGGTGAACTTCGCACATCAATCGATCGCGCTCAACGTCCTCTGGCCGATTTCGACTACAAGATTTCGCAGCTGCTCACACAGTTGGAAGTCGGCGAAAAGGATCGTGCCAAAATTACCGAACCTCGCTGGAAAGCCAGCTATGATTTGGCCATGGGCCGATTGCTCGCCTTGAAGGTGCGTGCCTTTGGCTACAACACCATGCTGGCTGAAATGAAGGCTTCGCCACGCAAATTCGAGAAAGCCGGAAACAACCGCTGGGAGTTGGTTCCTGCCAAAGAAATTACATCCGGGGCCAGTGTCAAGAAATTGGCGAACCGGGCGAATGAGTACCTGAAGCGTGTAGTGGATGAGCATGCTGGCACCCCCTGGGGTTTGATGGCTGAACGTGAACTGAGCCGTCCTTTAGGTTGGGAATGGAAAGAGGGCTACTACAACGCGGCCGCCATGCGAGGTGGTAACGGGAATGACGAAAAGCTCCGTCCACGATTTATCGAAGAAGAAGATCCCAAGACTGGCAAGAAGGTCAAGAAGATGGTTCCCGCTGGCCCTGTCCGACGAGAGATCTAATCTGGGACGATCTCAGTTCGTCATGCATGCTGATCTTTAGACGCGAAGATTTGATAATCAGTTAACGTGCTAGGTCGTGATGCTCGCCGGCGATGTACCCCCGGGAATATGAGGGCAAAGTAAAAACGCTGTTCGGTTATCCCAACAGGCGTTTCCACCAAGACATCTTCTGAGCGGAACCCGAGGGTTGTTCTCTGCGATTTGAGCGAGACGACCCTCGCTTCTTTTCAGAAGCTGTTCTTCCCTGCTCAGCATGTCCTGAGGGCGTTTTTTGCTCGGCTGATCGATCGCATGGAACTCCATGTGAAGTCGATACCCGCTCGGAGATTCGATTCGATTCAGTTGATATCCCTCGCTGCGGAGAGACTGCGGCAGAGGGCTGAACGTGAGCACCATTTACTGTTGCTGATGATGATTCGTGATGCCGGGTGGGAATCGATTGATCGACTTGAGTCACAGCGCGATCAGCCCCGCCGCGACTCTGGAGAATCCGGCACTCTGGAAGAATCACACAGCTCAGTTCGCCACGCAGTCCACCCGTAGTGTCTGTCAGAATTCTCTTGGGCCGGATAACGACTTCTGCTGTGGGAACGTGCCCGGAGATAACTCGTCGCCAGTTATCGGGCGGGCCATCCTGGGCAGCAAAGGCTTTATCGCATAGCCAGGGTGGACGAACGAGCGTCCAGTCTTTGGCATGCAGAATTCTGAGCTGCATTTCTGTCGGCTGATTGGCATCCAGACCGGCATGCACAAAGATGTTCTCCGGATGTTCCACCACCCAGGGCATCGTTGTCAGAAATTCTTTATGTTCGGGCGGAATGGCCCGGGCCAGACCTTCCAGATCACCCGGCTCAACCCCGTAAGAACGAAACGTCGGTTCTGAGTCGTAGAATTGAATCCATCGTGGGTTCCATTCGGCAAACTCTGGCGTTGGCACCCAGCCCAGGGCACCGAGCATGGCCAACTCGTGATTACCAAAGACCACCGTGGTGCGGCGATGTTCTTCCCGGAGTTCAAGAATCCGTTGAATCACCCCGCCAGGATCGGGCCCACGGTCTACCAGATCCCCAATCAGAACGATCCATAACTCATCATAGTTGGGTAGCTGTTGAAGTTGCGAAAGGATGGAATTCAACAGGTCGAGTTGACCGTGAACATCGCCAATCACAGCCACAGGCCCCTGAATACGGGTTGGCCAGGGTTGCATGAATCATCCTTTGGTGGAGTCCTGACTTATGAGAAATCGCAACAACACGGCAATCTCGATGACGTCATATTTTGTGCATCGTACCAAATCTGGCGACATGAGATAATCTCAGGTCTTCCTGGCAGCCGAGCAGCACGTCGGATCACCAACAAACCAATTCGGCATCGAGAGGGATATCACAGTTTCGTCAGAAAATTCCCTGAGAGCGGCTCTGAGTTCTCAACGCTATGGACTACTGGAAGCCTGTGAGATGAGGTAGTCTATTTCCCAGATGATGTATTCGACGAGCAGTAACCGTTGATCTCTGGTGGGGCCTTTCAGTCAGGATTTTTGAGGCTGTGGAAATCTGGGCGACTCGAATCAAGGAAGACCTCTCCGGACTGTTTCGGGGCAAGCTCGATGTGAGCCGGGTGGCATCGATTGTTTATTCCCAGGATGGAGGTGTCACTCGTGAGGCTCCCTGTGGAGTGGCGCAGCCAGAAGATGCCGAAGATCAGGTCGTGCTGGTGCAGTATTGTCATGAGCACAGCATTCCGATGACTGTGCGAGGTGCAGGAACTTCGCTCTTTGGGCAGTCTCTGGGCCCGGGGTTGATCATTGATGTTTCGGCCAGAATGAACCGTGTGCTCTCGATGAGTGAGCGCACTGTCCGCGTTGAGCCGGGGATCACTATTGACGAACTGAACCGTCGTTTAAGGCCTTATGGCCGCGAGTTTGGGGTCTATCCTCTGGATTCTGCCGTAGCAACCGTGGGCGGAGTTGTCGGAGTTGATGGTATCGGGCCGCACGGCTTGCGTCATGGGGCAGCCCACGATCATGTCGCCTCGCTGCAGGTCATGCTTGCCAGAGGGACACAGTTTACGGCGGGGTTGGAACCCTTAGCCATGCCCGATCGGCAGGCCCCGGAGAATCAGCCCCATCAGGTCAAACGAACCATCATTTGCCGGCTCGAATCGATCTTGAGAAATGAGGCCGCACTGATCAAGGCGTCTCAACCGGGAGTCACGCTGCTGCGCAGGGGAGGCTATCAATTACGGGGAGTTCTGACGGAAGAGCGGCTCGATTTGTGCCGCCTGCTGGTCGGTTCCGAAGGCACCCTGGGTTTGTATACAGGGATCACGCTGCATACGACCCCATTGCCAGCCCATCGCGGCGTTCTGCTGTTACTTTGCCCGACACTTGATTCAGCCATTGAAGTGGTGCATCAGGTTCGAGTGATGGAGCCGGCAGCCTGTGACCTCGTCGATCGCAGAATCCTGACTCTGGCACGAGAACTCGATGACCGGTTTCTGATGATTATTCCTCCGACCATAGAAGCTGCAGTGCTGATTGAAGTGACAGCCGAGACGGAATCGGAGTGTCGCGAACAGTTGACCAGCCTCAGACGCTGCACCGCACGCATTGCGGAAGGGCATTTAACAGCCTATGAAGCGAATTCGCTCAGTGATGTCGAGTTTCTCTGGTCGCTTTCCCGCAAGATTCTTCCCCAACTGGAAAAGCCTCGTGGCGGCATGCGGACTGTGCGGATCTTTGATGATCTGGTGGTTCCGCCACAAGCACTCGCGGAATTTCTGGCCAAGGCCCATAAAGCTTTTCAAATGGCCGATATCTCGGCGGTCATGTATTCGCATGCTGCCATGGGTGTCGTTCACTTTCGACCTTTGCTGACAGATCGAGCGGCATGGCCTGTTGCCGCTTTAGAGCAGTTGCAGTATGCATTGTATGAAGCCGCCTGGTCTCTGGGTGGTTGTATCGGCAGTACTCAAGGTCTGGGCAGCTTGCGAACCAGCGCTCTGCGAGAGCAGTATGGTTCTTTGTGCGATATCTTCAAAGAGGTCAAAAACATCTTTGATCCTGAAGGATTGCTGGCTCCCGGGCATGTTGTCCCTGCCGCAGCGCGTGTCGGTTGGGGAACGGCTTTTTCCTCTGCCAGTCAGCAGGCAAGAGCTGTGGATCCCATTCACTTTTCTGGCCGGGAATTGAAGTCGACTTTTGAGCAGGAACTGCCAGCTCAAGCTCCTACCGGCGAACTGGTGGAGTTATGCCACTCCTGGCCCCAGGGAGAAGCGATTGAGGCCGTCAATGCCTGCAATGGCTGCGGAAACTGCCGTCGTGAAGACCGTAATCATCGCATGTGCCCGTTCTTTCATTTGACCCATCAGGAGGTCTCCAGTCCACGAGCCAAAGCGGTAGTGTTTCGAGATATTCTTTCTGGCAGGCTTGCGCCAGAAACGCTGACTCGCCCGGAAATGCTCCCTATTCTCAATTCGTGCTTTAACTGCCAGCAATGTTCACTCGAATGCCCTTCCCATGTTGATATCCCGCGAATGGCCATCGAATTGAAAGGTCAGGCGGCATCTCAACAGGGTGTTTCCCGAGTCGACTGGCTCCTTTCGCGGCCTGATGTCTGGGGGCCATGGGGGAGTTGGTTAGCACCAGTCCTCAACCCATTGCTCAACTGGGGCACGTTTCGCCGGGTTTTGGAATTGCTGACAGGAGTCGCCAGAGAGCGGCGATTACCACTTTTCTCTCGAAAATCTTTTCTCCAGCAAACCGCCCAACAAGCCGTTGAGGTTCCGCGATCTGCTTCTGAGCCGGTTGCAGCAGAGAAAGAGCCACTTCAGCCAGTGGTTTACTTTGTCGATCATTTTGCGAACTACCACGATACAGAACTAGCCATGGCGTTCAGCCGTGTCCTGGAGCATCTGGGGTTTGAGCTCATTGTGCCGACAGGACAGTTGGCCTCCGGGATGGCCTTGATCTCGGCTGGTGAGTTGCCAGCGGCACGTGAACTAGCAATGGAAAATCTGCGAGTGCTGGCCCCTCATGCTCGTGACGGGTTACGGATTATCTGTACTGAGCCAACGGCGGCTTTGTGTTTGAAGAAGGAATATCCCAGGCTGACTCAACATCCAGATGCCGACCTGGTGGCACAACAGACCGTGGAAGCGGGGGCATTTTTAGCAGAATTAGCGGCAATTGGGCGTTTACCAATACCGACAGAACCTCTCGCGATGACCCCCTTGCGGGCGGTGTACCATACACCCTGCCATTTGAAATCACTCGGCGAAAGACAGCCTCTTCTGGAGATCTGCCGACTGATTCCCAAGCTGGAACTGCATGCCGTCGAACGGGGCTGTTCGGGAATGGCCGGCACCTTTGGGCTGTCGAGCAAAAATTTCCAGACCTCGATGAAAATCGGCCATGAACTCATGGAAACCATGCGATCCCGTGATTGGGATTTTGGCGTGACGGAATGTAGTGGCTGTCGTTTGCAGATGACCCAACGCACTTCCACGCCCACATTACATCCCATCAAGCTGATGGCGATGGCTTATGGTCTCATGCCGGAACTCAAGGCTCGGTTCAAGCACCAGACCAGAAAATATACTCTCGAATGATGGAAATTCCGCGCCGATTAAATACCCAAATTTTTTACGGGAATAGTAAAATCAGGGTGCGGCACATGGAAGTTGTCCTCGGTTCGTAATGAATCCCGTTGTCAATCAGTGACCAGACCTGTGCCAGCAGATTTCATTTCCGCTTCAGGAGGTGATCCGATGAATTCCAGTGTCATTCATGAACAGGTTGTGGACGTGCAATTGTTTGCCCTGGCACGGGAACTCACCAATGTCGCCAGGGTTTCGCTCGAAGTTCCTGTCGAAGGGCGACCTGTGACAATCGCAGATGTTCAGCACGCTCTCATGACCCGATTTCCGCGGCTGGCTTCCCTCGGGTCGAAGCTGCTCTTTGCCGTCGGGACTCAGTACGCAGATGAAAATACCGTGGTTCAACCCGGCGAGCCGGTCGCCTGTTTTCCACCCGTGAGTGGGGGATAAGCCCTACCTGGTGCATGTGCGCTCGCCTTGAATGCCAAATCTCGCCAGTCATCAGCTTTGTATCAGTGGAAAAAGCCAGGAGCAAGATGCCAAAACTGACTGAACAACCGATTGAATCACAGCAGTTGCTTTTCGCTGTCCAGACAACACAAGCGGGGGCCGTGATCCTGTTTCTGGGAACCGTGCGGGAGTTTACGAATCAGCGACAGACCCTGGCTCTCGATTACGAAGCATTCGCACCCATGGCGATTGCCGAGATGGAGCGAATTGAAGCCGAGGCCCGCGAAAAGTGGTTGGTGGCGAAGATCGAGACCATCCATCGGCTCGGCCACCTGACGTTGGGCGAAATCAGCGTGGGAGTCGCAGTCTCTGCTCCTCATCGCGATGCCGCCTTTGCCGCGGGGCAATATGTTATTGATGAGTTGAAGCGGCGTGTTCCTATCTGGAAGAAAGAGAACTGGTCCGATGGAAGCCAGGAATGGGTTCATCCCTGATCGATCGGCATTTGAGTGATCGGTCGCAGGGCATCTTCCAACCTGAAGAATGCTCAGTGCTTGCCAGAATCGTTATCCAGAATCGTTAACGAACAGAAAAAGAGCTGCCGGAAGTGATCCAGCAGCCCTCTGAGAATTTCTGATAGTATGAGCCGCAATAATCAGTGCCTGGCAATGAACTCAGAGACTGATCTGGTCATCCCTGCACAACTTTACTCTTCTGCCACGTAGGGGAGAAGTCCCATGAAGCGAGCTCGAAGAACGGCATCACGCACCACACGCTGATACTTCACGCAGGTGCCCGTCTTACGGCGAGCCAGCAGATTGCCTTCGCGGTCAATCATGGCGCGGAGTGTTTTGAGATCTTTGTAATCGACAAAGATCGGACGTGGTGGCTTATCGCAGCCATCCGGACAGAAGCGGCACTTGAGCTTCTTCTTGAGTCGCTGACGCTTCTTGCGAAGCTTCTTGATTTCGGTTTTGGTGTACTGGGCCATTCGTTTCCTCTCGTTGGGCGACCTGAAAAATCAGGCCCGTCTCTGAACATTTTTCAGAAACGCTTCGATGTGGCAGACATTTCTTTTTCAAAATCTCTGCATTGCTTAGTAATTGAGCATTATCGCAACAGTGAGAAAGTTTGCAACTGTCGCCCCATCTCACTGCAAAGTCTTTGTAAGTTATTTCTGGGTTTATTGTTACGGTCAACCTTAAAGGCTAGCAAGAATCCTGAAGCTTCGGCATAAGCTTTTCTGCCATTGGGATTTGACACATCGACGCGAAGAGATTCTCAAAACTTCAGCCCGCAAGACGCGGCAAGGGCATGCATTCATGAATTCTGGACATCCAGCAAGTGACGGTGATTGGAAACGCTGCGGACTGAGCCATGACCGGATCTTCGGACATGTACTCTCACTCGAGCTGTGGCTTTGCCTGCTGACGCTTATCGTCTGGCATGTGCCGAGCCACCCTCAAACGCTGAAGGCTGGCGAAGCACAGGTCTCTCGAGCAGGAGTTCTCCAGAAGCCGGATGTTCTGACGGCCGCTAATGCTGAAGCCAACGAAGCGCTCAACAGCAAAACTCACTCTTCCGCCTCTTCCGCCGAAAGCCTGATCCATCGCGATGCCATCCGGCAGACGGTCGGAGTTCTGGCCAGCGATGCATTAGAAGGCCGTCAGGCGGGAAGTCGCGGCGGTCAGGCAGCGGCGGCTTACCTTGTAACCGAACTCAAGAAAACCGCTCTTGAGCCGGCTGGCACATTTCAGTGGTATCAGGAATTCGGGAATAACTGCCGCAACATTCTCGCGAAGAAAACCGGCAGTGATCCCGCGTTGCGAGAGGAAGTGATTCTCCTGGGAGCCCATTTCGATCATGTGGGTTATGGGAATGTGAACAACAGCCGGGGTGGCGTGGGACAGATTCACAACGGGGCCGACGATAACGCCAGTGGCACATCACTCCTGTTGAGTATGGCCCGTGCTCTGGATGCACACCCTCCACTGAGGCGTACGGTCATCATTGCCTTTTGGGATTCGGAAGAAAACGGGTTGATCGGCTCGACTCACTGGGTGAACAGCGGCTTAGTTCGCACGGATCGAATTCGCGCAGTGATCAATACCGACATGGTAGGCCGTTTGCGCAACGATACCATCAAGGTGCAGGGGTGGCGTTCGATGGCGGGGTTTCGCGAGATCCTTGCCCGGGCCAATCAGAGCTCGAAGCTGCGCATCAAATTTGATGACACGGTCAATTCCGATTCCGATCACTGGCCATTTTACAGCCGCCGGATCCCGGCCTTGCAGGTCGATACAGAGCTGCACGAAGACTATCACCGCCCCACAGACGATGCCGACCGAATTGATTTTGAAGGCATCGAGCGAATTTCCCGCTGGATCTTTCGTGCAGTGCTTACCCTGGGAAATCAGGACACAATCCCAGCTTTTCGAAATGAAGTTCTTCAGGAAAGCCAACGTGGTGTCCAGTATGTCACTCCTCTGGCGGCAACCCCTCCCAGACTCGGGCTCACCTGGAAAAACGAACCGGCCGAGCAAGGTGAAATCGTGATCGATTATGTGCGCCCCGGCTCAGCCGCTACATTGGCTGGCATTGAAGTCGGCGAGCGCATCATTTCATTTGGCCCATTTACCGAATTGAATACACAACGACTGAAATCTCTGGTGGTGACAGCTCCACCTGTCGTGCCTGTCACTCTCAGGAAACCCGATGGGACTCAGCGAGAGGTCACTCTTCATCTGGCGGGTTCCGCGATCCGCGTCGGTGTGGCGACTCGCTCTGATCCCGCCATGCCCCACGTGGTGGGTGTCACCGATGTGATCCCCTTTTCACCCGCGGCAGCAGCAGGATTGGTTCCAGGAGATTGGATCTATCAGGTGGCTGGTCAACCCGTGGGGTCCATTCAAAAATGGAGACAAACTGCGGACCAGATGACAGAACCTACAGAACTGGAAGTTGAGAATATGGGGCAGCTACGCAAAGTGATTGTCACCCCAATTCTCTTCAGCGGGTCGAGCGGCTCATGATGCGGAATACATGCCCTGGCAAATCATTGGTTGCAAAAAGTAAATCGAAGTGGCTGAAGTGTCGCGAACTGGGCTAATGAAAGATCGGCAGATCATGCTTTGGAATGGGCAATTGTCAGAGTTTTTTGCAATAGTACGCCTGAGGGAAGCAGCTTTTGCATGATTGATGCTGAAGTGTGGAACTGGCCATGTTAACGTTTCAATTCGAGTTCGATTCCTGTTCAATCCACCCTCATGATCCTGCCGAAAAGTCGCGTATAAGGCAGAACTCTCAGGGATTGATTGAAAAACATCTTTGAGACGTTCGGCCGATTTGGCCGGTCGTGTCTCTCAGATATTCAAATAAGACAGCGTTGATGGAAAGTTGACGCATGATAATGGCCTGAAGGAAGCTCTCCTTGGAGAAGACCTTTGGCCATCAGGCATTTGTTCGAAGTCAGCTTGGATGCTGCCGTCAGTCTTTCCTGTACAAAGGCTTGAAAACGTATGTGGTGCGTATCTGCGGGCACAGCGATCCGAGTTCGTCGTCAAGGAATACTTCGAATGCACTTCCTGAAAAGGGCGCTGGCCTGCGGATTGCTTTCGCTGGGGATGTTGTCGAATGTCCACGCTCAGACAGGAGCGATCACCGGGCCATCGTCTCTGCCACCAGGTGTGAATCCCACGGGAATCGCGGCTCCTGTGAATCCTGCCACTGGGGGAACTTCGGCAGGCGCCAGTTCACCGGCAGGAATTGGAGTCGTGACATCTCCCGTCACGGTAGCGCCCAAGACATTTATGGTCCCCGCACCGCCGTTTCCTGCAAATGATCCTTTGAGCGATCCTCTTTATCAGCAGGTTTCGACAGCCATTCAGGTCACGAGTCAGCGATATCTGACGGCTAATGTGCATACGCCGTGGCAGATTTTCCACGGCATCCTGGCACTTCGCGAATCGTTTCAACTCAAACTGGGTAACGAGAAGGTTTCGGCCATATCCTGGATAGCCAGTTCGAATCCCCAGTTTGATGGTAAACCCTGGATCCTGATTACGCCCAATGGCGGGAAGTTTCATCCCTTCACACGTGCCTATGCCTTTGAAGGTCACCCAT from Planctopirus ephydatiae encodes:
- a CDS encoding M28 family peptidase, producing MNSGHPASDGDWKRCGLSHDRIFGHVLSLELWLCLLTLIVWHVPSHPQTLKAGEAQVSRAGVLQKPDVLTAANAEANEALNSKTHSSASSAESLIHRDAIRQTVGVLASDALEGRQAGSRGGQAAAAYLVTELKKTALEPAGTFQWYQEFGNNCRNILAKKTGSDPALREEVILLGAHFDHVGYGNVNNSRGGVGQIHNGADDNASGTSLLLSMARALDAHPPLRRTVIIAFWDSEENGLIGSTHWVNSGLVRTDRIRAVINTDMVGRLRNDTIKVQGWRSMAGFREILARANQSSKLRIKFDDTVNSDSDHWPFYSRRIPALQVDTELHEDYHRPTDDADRIDFEGIERISRWIFRAVLTLGNQDTIPAFRNEVLQESQRGVQYVTPLAATPPRLGLTWKNEPAEQGEIVIDYVRPGSAATLAGIEVGERIISFGPFTELNTQRLKSLVVTAPPVVPVTLRKPDGTQREVTLHLAGSAIRVGVATRSDPAMPHVVGVTDVIPFSPAAAAGLVPGDWIYQVAGQPVGSIQKWRQTADQMTEPTELEVENMGQLRKVIVTPILFSGSSGS
- a CDS encoding MoaD/ThiS family protein, which produces MNSSVIHEQVVDVQLFALARELTNVARVSLEVPVEGRPVTIADVQHALMTRFPRLASLGSKLLFAVGTQYADENTVVQPGEPVACFPPVSGG
- a CDS encoding FAD-binding and (Fe-S)-binding domain-containing protein, with protein sequence MEIWATRIKEDLSGLFRGKLDVSRVASIVYSQDGGVTREAPCGVAQPEDAEDQVVLVQYCHEHSIPMTVRGAGTSLFGQSLGPGLIIDVSARMNRVLSMSERTVRVEPGITIDELNRRLRPYGREFGVYPLDSAVATVGGVVGVDGIGPHGLRHGAAHDHVASLQVMLARGTQFTAGLEPLAMPDRQAPENQPHQVKRTIICRLESILRNEAALIKASQPGVTLLRRGGYQLRGVLTEERLDLCRLLVGSEGTLGLYTGITLHTTPLPAHRGVLLLLCPTLDSAIEVVHQVRVMEPAACDLVDRRILTLARELDDRFLMIIPPTIEAAVLIEVTAETESECREQLTSLRRCTARIAEGHLTAYEANSLSDVEFLWSLSRKILPQLEKPRGGMRTVRIFDDLVVPPQALAEFLAKAHKAFQMADISAVMYSHAAMGVVHFRPLLTDRAAWPVAALEQLQYALYEAAWSLGGCIGSTQGLGSLRTSALREQYGSLCDIFKEVKNIFDPEGLLAPGHVVPAAARVGWGTAFSSASQQARAVDPIHFSGRELKSTFEQELPAQAPTGELVELCHSWPQGEAIEAVNACNGCGNCRREDRNHRMCPFFHLTHQEVSSPRAKAVVFRDILSGRLAPETLTRPEMLPILNSCFNCQQCSLECPSHVDIPRMAIELKGQAASQQGVSRVDWLLSRPDVWGPWGSWLAPVLNPLLNWGTFRRVLELLTGVARERRLPLFSRKSFLQQTAQQAVEVPRSASEPVAAEKEPLQPVVYFVDHFANYHDTELAMAFSRVLEHLGFELIVPTGQLASGMALISAGELPAARELAMENLRVLAPHARDGLRIICTEPTAALCLKKEYPRLTQHPDADLVAQQTVEAGAFLAELAAIGRLPIPTEPLAMTPLRAVYHTPCHLKSLGERQPLLEICRLIPKLELHAVERGCSGMAGTFGLSSKNFQTSMKIGHELMETMRSRDWDFGVTECSGCRLQMTQRTSTPTLHPIKLMAMAYGLMPELKARFKHQTRKYTLE
- a CDS encoding metallophosphoesterase — protein: MQPWPTRIQGPVAVIGDVHGQLDLLNSILSQLQQLPNYDELWIVLIGDLVDRGPDPGGVIQRILELREEHRRTTVVFGNHELAMLGALGWVPTPEFAEWNPRWIQFYDSEPTFRSYGVEPGDLEGLARAIPPEHKEFLTTMPWVVEHPENIFVHAGLDANQPTEMQLRILHAKDWTLVRPPWLCDKAFAAQDGPPDNWRRVISGHVPTAEVVIRPKRILTDTTGGLRGELSCVILPECRILQSRGGADRAVTQVDQSIPTRHHESSSATVNGAHVQPSAAVSPQRGISTESNRISERVSTSHGVPCDRSAEQKTPSGHAEQGRTASEKKRGSSRSNRREQPSGSAQKMSWWKRLLG
- a CDS encoding molybdenum cofactor biosynthesis protein MoaE; amino-acid sequence: MPKLTEQPIESQQLLFAVQTTQAGAVILFLGTVREFTNQRQTLALDYEAFAPMAIAEMERIEAEAREKWLVAKIETIHRLGHLTLGEISVGVAVSAPHRDAAFAAGQYVIDELKRRVPIWKKENWSDGSQEWVHP
- the rpsR gene encoding 30S ribosomal protein S18; the protein is MAQYTKTEIKKLRKKRQRLKKKLKCRFCPDGCDKPPRPIFVDYKDLKTLRAMIDREGNLLARRKTGTCVKYQRVVRDAVLRARFMGLLPYVAEE
- a CDS encoding vWA domain-containing protein codes for the protein MASITQPQDDVVYEMDFGPSWWDRIKESGAWTVSLALHVVVLFCFSLITFSDTIREQLMITSEIQDIPQEAEFKFDVAVSDVMGNDSNFNMLGASQEASVAMGQKSEEEFKEQLEDPFKPELPATEAIVEPPRTELTQAINAQGATEHPGGVEGAVDRMAFEIAASLREKKTLVVWLFDVSPSLHKRRNVIADRVENIYAQLNAMNVSADKALKSAVVTFGERTNILTEEPVDDVAQLVKTVRGVKSESGGQENTFGAVITAANKFLSYRTKMGRNVMLIVVTDEAGSDAREKLEQAISSTKRAGIRCYVVGDAAPFGKRQVEEPFELENGEQVIGVMDRGPESFYQEFVHLGFWGINDYGLENLSSGFGPYALTRLCAETGGLYFVADSGKGPSLDPQTMRNYQPDYRTITLLDQDIRKNMAKQALVTLAEQNKDIQIPLPSLGFPAANDGELRTSIDRAQRPLADFDYKISQLLTQLEVGEKDRAKITEPRWKASYDLAMGRLLALKVRAFGYNTMLAEMKASPRKFEKAGNNRWELVPAKEITSGASVKKLANRANEYLKRVVDEHAGTPWGLMAERELSRPLGWEWKEGYYNAAAMRGGNGNDEKLRPRFIEEEDPKTGKKVKKMVPAGPVRREI